Proteins encoded together in one Anaerotignum propionicum DSM 1682 window:
- a CDS encoding peptidylprolyl isomerase — protein sequence MKKYAALLVAASLMLFAAGCSTKTDNGNNSEKTDTILQSELPKEGDEIAVVTTSEGVIKLQFYPNEAPKAVENFKALAKSGYYDGIIFHRVIDGFMIQGGDPTGTGTGGESSFGKDFEDEVSPNLHFYRGALAMANKGPNTNGSQFFIVQNDKVTEQGIQSIRETRDSNEELGITIGEKFYTLNELFPDSVLDYYTKHGGSVELEYIFGKPYTIFGQAFEGMDVVDKIAATEVNAENDKPLKDIKIEKVEITKYAPQSE from the coding sequence ATGAAAAAATATGCTGCATTGCTTGTTGCGGCTTCGTTGATGCTTTTTGCAGCAGGCTGTTCCACAAAGACGGATAACGGAAATAATTCGGAGAAAACAGATACAATTTTACAATCAGAACTGCCTAAAGAAGGCGACGAAATTGCCGTAGTTACTACCTCAGAAGGGGTGATAAAGCTGCAATTTTATCCCAATGAAGCACCAAAGGCAGTGGAAAATTTTAAGGCTTTGGCAAAGTCCGGTTACTATGACGGCATTATCTTCCATCGTGTCATTGATGGATTTATGATTCAAGGTGGTGACCCTACAGGAACGGGCACCGGTGGAGAAAGCAGTTTCGGCAAGGATTTTGAAGATGAAGTTTCGCCCAATCTCCATTTTTATCGTGGTGCATTGGCTATGGCAAACAAAGGCCCAAATACCAACGGGAGTCAGTTTTTTATTGTGCAGAATGATAAGGTAACAGAGCAGGGGATTCAGTCCATCCGAGAAACAAGAGATAGCAACGAGGAATTGGGCATTACCATTGGCGAAAAGTTCTATACGTTAAATGAACTATTCCCTGATTCTGTATTGGATTATTATACCAAGCATGGCGGCAGTGTTGAGCTTGAATATATTTTCGGAAAGCCTTATACTATATTTGGTCAGGCATTTGAGGGTATGGATGTGGTGGATAAAATTGCAGCCACCGAAGTAAATGCAGAAAACGACAAACCCTTAAAAGATATTAAAATTGAAAAGGTTGAAATTACGAAATATGCACCACAGAGTGAATGA
- a CDS encoding undecaprenyldiphospho-muramoylpentapeptide beta-N-acetylglucosaminyltransferase has translation MKKIVLTGGGTAGHVTPNLALIPFLKEDGWEVIYIGSEKGIERSLIEAEGIPYYSIPTGKLRRYLSKENFSDMFRVVKGVAEAKKRIKEIKPDLVFSKGGFVAVPVVLAAKANGVPVIIHESDITPGLANKIAMPFAKVICTTFPETLGHISKQKGMHTGSPIRKELFDGNRQKGLETCGFDGNKPVLLMMGGSLGAVKLNQCLRAELPALLQKFDIIHLCGKGNLETDLLKQKGYKQFEYVSAGLADLFAAADVIVSRAGSNSICEFLALKKPHLLIPLSKNASRGDQILNAASFAKQGFARVLPEEEMTPESLMENINTLYENRYKYIEKMEKSGLSDGTKGVLSQIRKF, from the coding sequence ATGAAAAAGATTGTTTTAACCGGTGGCGGCACGGCAGGGCATGTAACGCCGAATTTGGCGCTGATTCCGTTTTTAAAAGAAGACGGTTGGGAGGTTATTTATATTGGATCGGAAAAAGGGATAGAGCGAAGTTTGATTGAGGCGGAAGGAATACCATATTACAGTATTCCTACGGGGAAGCTTCGACGCTACCTCTCAAAAGAGAATTTCAGTGATATGTTTCGTGTGGTAAAGGGTGTGGCAGAAGCAAAAAAGAGAATCAAAGAGATTAAGCCTGATTTGGTATTTTCCAAAGGAGGCTTTGTTGCGGTGCCTGTAGTTTTAGCGGCAAAGGCAAATGGGGTTCCTGTAATTATCCATGAGTCAGATATTACCCCGGGATTGGCAAATAAAATTGCAATGCCCTTTGCAAAGGTAATTTGTACAACATTTCCCGAAACCCTAGGACATATTTCAAAGCAAAAGGGTATGCATACAGGTTCACCCATCCGCAAGGAACTGTTTGACGGAAATCGGCAAAAGGGCCTTGAAACATGTGGTTTTGACGGTAATAAGCCTGTGCTTTTGATGATGGGGGGTTCCTTGGGGGCAGTGAAGCTGAATCAATGCCTTAGGGCGGAGCTTCCAGCGCTTTTGCAAAAGTTTGATATTATCCATCTATGCGGAAAGGGTAATTTAGAAACAGATTTGTTGAAACAAAAGGGATATAAGCAGTTTGAGTATGTTTCCGCAGGGCTGGCAGATTTATTTGCCGCGGCAGATGTTATTGTATCTCGTGCAGGGAGTAATTCCATTTGCGAGTTTTTGGCATTGAAAAAACCCCATTTGCTCATTCCTCTTTCAAAGAATGCCAGCCGTGGGGATCAGATTTTGAATGCGGCTTCTTTTGCAAAACAAGGTTTTGCAAGAGTTCTGCCTGAGGAGGAAATGACACCTGAATCACTCATGGAGAATATTAATACTTTGTATGAAAATAGGTACAAATATATAGAAAAAATGGAAAAAAGCGGGTTATCTGATGGAACAAAGGGTGTTTTGTCCCAAATTCGCAAGTTTTAA
- a CDS encoding HIT family protein, which produces MSDCIFCKILNGDIPSATIYEDEEFKAILDRFPANEGHVLILPKEHSANIFEIDPQLAGRLFTLATKIAREMKRILGFEHMNVMQNNGTVAGQTVYHFHLHLIPRYENDSITIAYQPMDLTDEQISIMRKKLELSL; this is translated from the coding sequence ATGAGCGACTGTATTTTTTGTAAAATCTTAAACGGAGATATTCCGTCTGCCACCATATATGAAGACGAGGAATTCAAAGCAATTTTGGATCGGTTTCCCGCAAACGAAGGCCATGTATTAATATTGCCCAAGGAACATTCTGCAAATATTTTTGAAATTGATCCTCAGTTAGCAGGTCGCCTTTTTACCCTTGCCACAAAAATCGCTAGGGAAATGAAACGTATTTTAGGTTTTGAGCATATGAATGTCATGCAGAATAATGGCACCGTTGCAGGCCAAACGGTATATCATTTTCATCTGCATTTGATTCCTCGCTATGAAAACGACAGCATTACCATTGCATATCAGCCAATGGATTTGACAGATGAGCAAATTTCTATCATGCGCAAAAAGCTGGAGCTGTCGCTGTAA
- a CDS encoding lysoplasmalogenase family protein, with product MDKTDYSVLVVFLFLYVFITFCGQCPYINAVRFSVICLCLIPAMRYGVPMAAAFTLLSDGFLLFSSYEKMGVFFFCLVQLFYISFFLDKRPSPWCFFFCLPLILLPLPVLGGVYALLFLLHAFIAFSLWKQKKAKPFFGLYLLGLFLFICCDISVAIGYFSAPNPILIWIFYAPSQILLAFTAKALPPLPRPFVLYP from the coding sequence ATGGACAAAACAGATTACAGTGTATTGGTTGTTTTTCTTTTCCTATATGTGTTTATAACCTTTTGCGGACAGTGCCCCTATATTAATGCTGTACGTTTTTCTGTTATTTGCCTATGTCTGATTCCTGCTATGCGTTACGGCGTTCCTATGGCGGCAGCCTTTACCCTCCTCAGTGATGGTTTTCTACTGTTTTCCTCCTATGAAAAAATGGGGGTTTTTTTCTTCTGCCTTGTACAGCTTTTTTATATCTCTTTTTTTCTGGATAAACGCCCCTCTCCTTGGTGTTTTTTCTTCTGTCTACCCCTCATACTTCTTCCTTTACCTGTATTGGGGGGAGTTTATGCTCTTCTATTTTTATTGCATGCCTTTATCGCCTTTTCCCTCTGGAAACAAAAAAAGGCAAAGCCCTTCTTCGGGCTATACCTTTTGGGTCTTTTTCTGTTCATTTGTTGTGATATCTCCGTGGCAATCGGTTATTTTAGTGCGCCGAATCCCATTCTTATTTGGATATTCTATGCACCCTCACAAATTCTCTTGGCTTTTACTGCCAAAGCGTTGCCACCTCTGCCAAGACCGTTTGTTCTTTATCCTTGA
- a CDS encoding acyl-ACP thioesterase domain-containing protein, producing the protein MRQVGHEESRKISYFQVDVNRLMTPAALFSDLQEAAINHSDFLGYSVEYLTEKQTGWAVINWHLEVDRMPKLGETITVQTWCEKCRRMQAIRCFHVLDEKKKL; encoded by the coding sequence ATGAGACAAGTTGGTCATGAGGAAAGCCGAAAAATTTCTTATTTTCAGGTGGATGTGAATAGGCTGATGACGCCAGCCGCACTGTTTTCCGATTTGCAGGAGGCTGCCATCAATCATTCAGATTTCTTGGGGTATTCTGTGGAGTATTTAACGGAAAAACAGACAGGCTGGGCCGTAATTAACTGGCATCTGGAAGTGGATAGAATGCCAAAGCTGGGAGAGACGATTACCGTTCAAACTTGGTGTGAAAAATGCCGCAGGATGCAGGCGATCAGATGCTTTCATGTTTTAGATGAAAAAAAGAAATTATAA
- the cls gene encoding cardiolipin synthase: MHTQVFTILAYFIVVLLFINVFLAGLVVFFERRNPASTWAWLLVLFFIPIIGFLSYLIFGKNGKREKMFYEKEAYDQKVYYKYLFHDRHSIEKIQRQKSLIENRGRLVEAEYLTDLAYLHLNSGNWMTFNNKVAVFNTGKDKFEALVRDIRRAKKFIHLEYYIWRGDKLGARLLDELTKKAKEGVEVRLLYDGMGNSSLPKDFFHQLHQAGGHSAAFLPPFFVRINYRNHRKLCIIDGEIGYIGGFNVGDEYLGIVKRYGPWRDTHLRFEGDAVDQMQIRFIMDWNFTAKEGAVPLEDKYFPEREQYDGVETQIVSSGPDTQWKNIRNGYFKMMNEAEDHIYLTTPYFVPDDGIFDSLRVAALSGIDVRIMIPGNPDHILVYWASMSYLGELLEAGVRCYQYEKGFIHAKTLCIDGLVASVGTANMDVRSFALNFEVNAFMFDTELTKALEADFLKDLDNCIEITKEWYDRRKWWFKVKEAVARLVSPML, from the coding sequence ATGCATACACAGGTTTTTACAATATTAGCGTATTTTATTGTGGTTCTCTTATTTATCAACGTATTTTTGGCAGGGTTGGTGGTCTTTTTTGAACGCAGAAATCCCGCTAGCACTTGGGCGTGGCTCCTGGTGCTGTTTTTTATTCCCATTATTGGATTTTTAAGTTATTTAATTTTTGGAAAAAACGGTAAACGAGAAAAGATGTTTTATGAGAAAGAAGCTTATGATCAAAAGGTCTATTATAAGTACTTATTCCATGACCGCCATTCCATTGAAAAAATTCAGCGGCAAAAATCACTCATTGAAAACAGGGGGCGTTTGGTTGAGGCAGAGTACTTAACAGATTTGGCTTATTTGCATTTGAATTCGGGTAATTGGATGACCTTCAACAACAAGGTGGCTGTTTTCAATACGGGTAAGGATAAATTTGAGGCCTTGGTTAGGGATATTCGCAGAGCGAAAAAGTTTATTCATTTAGAGTATTATATTTGGCGGGGAGACAAGCTTGGAGCACGTTTGTTGGATGAGCTGACAAAAAAGGCAAAGGAAGGGGTTGAAGTTCGCCTTCTTTATGACGGAATGGGAAATTCTTCTCTACCTAAGGATTTTTTTCACCAATTGCATCAGGCGGGAGGGCATTCGGCTGCTTTTTTACCGCCGTTTTTTGTAAGAATTAATTATCGCAATCATAGAAAGCTCTGCATCATTGATGGAGAGATTGGATATATTGGTGGTTTCAATGTGGGAGATGAATATCTGGGCATTGTGAAACGTTATGGTCCATGGAGAGACACCCACCTTCGTTTTGAGGGGGATGCGGTGGATCAGATGCAGATTCGCTTTATTATGGATTGGAATTTTACTGCAAAAGAAGGAGCCGTTCCTCTGGAGGACAAGTATTTTCCCGAAAGAGAGCAATATGACGGTGTGGAGACCCAGATTGTTTCCAGCGGGCCTGATACACAATGGAAAAATATCCGTAACGGCTATTTTAAAATGATGAATGAGGCTGAGGATCATATTTATTTGACGACGCCTTATTTTGTACCAGATGACGGCATTTTTGATTCTTTGCGAGTTGCCGCTCTTTCAGGGATTGATGTGCGCATTATGATTCCCGGAAACCCCGATCATATTTTGGTTTATTGGGCCAGCATGTCCTATTTAGGGGAACTACTAGAGGCAGGGGTACGTTGTTATCAATACGAAAAAGGGTTTATCCATGCAAAAACTCTTTGCATTGATGGGTTGGTTGCCTCTGTTGGTACAGCAAATATGGACGTGCGCAGCTTTGCACTGAATTTTGAAGTAAATGCTTTTATGTTTGACACGGAGCTGACCAAAGCGTTGGAAGCAGATTTTTTGAAAGATTTGGATAATTGCATTGAAATAACAAAGGAGTGGTATGACAGAAGAAAATGGTGGTTTAAGGTAAAGGAAGCTGTGGCAAGATTGGTTTCGCCCATGCTTTAG
- a CDS encoding TspO/MBR family protein has translation MQKKLRCLFLVLLPLIVGGLSGYLNMEAMSQYQVLNQPPLAPPAWLFPVAWTVLYLLMGIGAAIVCCSDKEGKKEALTLFFIQLAFNFCWSFFFFTFEWRLFAFVWLIILLLLVLAMTKAFSKVSPLAAKLQIPYILWLCFAGYLNLGVWWLNR, from the coding sequence GTGCAAAAAAAATTACGTTGTTTGTTTTTAGTACTATTGCCGTTGATAGTGGGCGGATTATCGGGGTATTTAAACATGGAGGCTATGAGCCAATATCAGGTGTTAAATCAACCACCCCTTGCCCCTCCGGCATGGCTTTTTCCTGTGGCATGGACGGTGCTATACCTTTTGATGGGGATTGGTGCGGCAATAGTATGCTGTTCCGATAAAGAAGGGAAAAAGGAAGCCCTGACGCTGTTTTTCATCCAGCTTGCCTTTAACTTCTGCTGGAGCTTCTTTTTCTTTACGTTTGAATGGCGTTTGTTTGCATTTGTTTGGCTGATCATACTTCTGCTTTTGGTTTTGGCAATGACAAAAGCTTTTAGCAAGGTTTCTCCATTAGCGGCGAAACTGCAAATTCCCTATATTTTATGGCTTTGTTTTGCTGGATATTTAAATTTGGGTGTATGGTGGCTCAACCGCTGA
- the add gene encoding adenosine deaminase has translation MGKYNLPKIDLHLHLDGSILPETAWELVQEQGIEVPAKDYESFVPLIMVPEDCKDVNECLERFEIPVKILQDKTSLTRVTRELIAWLEKEDVAYAEIRFAPQLHTQKGLTQRDAIDAVLEGKEVGLREHPEIGIGIILCAMSIGPETVNMTENLETVRLTKEYLGKGVVALDLAGAEGIVPLSNFAPIFDLARELELPFTCHAGDSQGPETVEDALNFGAKRLGHGHHVYEDPALCQRAIREGATFEICPTSNVCCQSTMSYGDHYVKKMYDLGMRVTINTDNMTLFGLTLDKEYDHCIHDMGFTEDDLIQMLIYSAEAAFLEEAEKADLKERILACKKK, from the coding sequence ATGGGAAAATACAATTTGCCGAAAATTGATTTGCATTTACATTTGGATGGTTCCATTTTGCCCGAAACTGCATGGGAATTGGTTCAGGAACAGGGGATAGAGGTACCGGCCAAAGATTATGAGAGTTTTGTTCCTTTGATTATGGTGCCTGAGGATTGCAAGGATGTGAACGAGTGCTTAGAACGATTTGAAATACCTGTGAAAATTTTGCAGGACAAGACCTCTTTAACCAGAGTCACTCGAGAATTAATCGCATGGTTAGAAAAAGAGGATGTTGCCTATGCAGAAATTCGTTTTGCACCTCAGTTGCACACCCAAAAGGGGTTGACCCAGAGGGATGCCATTGATGCAGTGTTAGAAGGAAAAGAAGTTGGGCTTAGAGAGCATCCTGAAATTGGAATTGGTATCATTTTGTGTGCCATGAGTATTGGGCCGGAAACTGTAAATATGACGGAGAATTTGGAGACCGTTCGCCTGACAAAGGAGTATTTGGGCAAAGGTGTGGTGGCCCTTGATTTAGCAGGCGCCGAGGGAATTGTGCCCCTTTCCAATTTTGCGCCGATATTTGATTTAGCAAGAGAGCTAGAACTTCCCTTTACTTGCCATGCTGGAGATAGTCAAGGCCCTGAAACTGTTGAGGATGCCTTGAATTTTGGTGCAAAGAGACTGGGTCATGGGCATCATGTTTATGAAGATCCGGCCCTATGCCAAAGAGCTATTCGAGAAGGCGCTACCTTTGAGATTTGTCCCACCAGTAATGTTTGTTGTCAAAGCACCATGAGTTATGGAGATCACTATGTAAAGAAAATGTATGATTTGGGCATGCGGGTTACCATTAACACAGACAATATGACATTGTTCGGTTTAACTTTAGACAAGGAATATGACCATTGTATCCATGATATGGGCTTTACTGAGGATGATTTGATACAAATGCTCATCTACTCTGCGGAAGCCGCTTTTTTAGAGGAGGCTGAGAAAGCAGATTTGAAAGAAAGAATTTTAGCCTGCAAAAAAAAATAA
- a CDS encoding DUF1846 domain-containing protein translates to MVQIGFDNEKYLKMQSERIKERIGQFGGKLYLEFGGKLFDDYHASRVLPGFKPDSKVNMLLQLKDDAEIVIVINAGDIEKNKIRGDLGITYDMDVLRLIDAFRGYGLYVGSVVLAQFNGQAAAMAYEKKLEALGLKVYKHYPIAGYPANIPLIVSDEGYGKNDYIETERSLVVITAPGPGSGKMATCLSQLYHEHKRGIKAGYAKFETFPIWNVPLRHPVNVAYEAATADLNDVNMIDPFHLEAYGQTTINYNRDVEVFPVLNAMFEQIFGMSPYKSPTDMGVNMVGNCIIDDEAVQAASRNEIIRRYYNALCDHRKGNIEEDVIFRLELLMKQVGVSVADRPVVAAALKRAEETQAPCAAIELPDGAIVTGKTTPLLGASSAMLLNALKQLAGIPKEEKIISPTVIEPIQKLKVNNLGNHNPRLHTDEVLIALCISASTEEKASLALQQLEKLKCAEVHSSVILSNVDESMFHKLGVNLTCEPKYQTKKLFHGKK, encoded by the coding sequence ATGGTGCAGATAGGTTTTGACAATGAAAAATATTTAAAAATGCAGTCTGAAAGAATTAAAGAACGGATTGGTCAGTTTGGCGGAAAGCTGTACCTAGAGTTTGGCGGAAAGCTGTTTGATGATTATCATGCTTCCCGTGTACTTCCTGGTTTTAAGCCGGACAGCAAGGTAAATATGCTGTTGCAGTTGAAGGATGATGCGGAGATTGTTATTGTCATCAACGCAGGAGATATTGAAAAGAATAAAATTCGTGGTGATCTGGGAATTACCTATGATATGGATGTATTGCGCCTGATTGATGCCTTCCGTGGTTACGGTTTATATGTTGGCAGTGTTGTTTTGGCACAGTTTAATGGACAAGCGGCAGCAATGGCTTATGAAAAGAAACTGGAAGCCTTGGGTCTTAAGGTTTATAAGCATTATCCCATTGCGGGCTACCCTGCAAATATTCCACTGATTGTAAGTGATGAGGGATATGGAAAAAATGATTATATTGAAACGGAAAGGTCTTTGGTAGTCATTACTGCTCCGGGCCCCGGCAGTGGAAAAATGGCAACTTGTCTATCTCAATTGTATCATGAGCATAAAAGAGGGATAAAGGCGGGTTATGCAAAGTTTGAAACCTTCCCAATATGGAATGTGCCTTTGCGCCATCCTGTAAATGTGGCTTATGAAGCGGCTACAGCAGATTTGAACGACGTGAATATGATTGACCCTTTCCATCTGGAGGCTTATGGACAAACCACCATCAACTATAACAGAGACGTAGAGGTTTTCCCTGTTTTAAATGCTATGTTTGAACAAATTTTTGGAATGTCTCCCTATAAATCCCCCACGGATATGGGTGTAAATATGGTTGGTAATTGTATCATTGATGATGAAGCAGTGCAGGCGGCTTCTCGCAATGAGATTATTCGTAGATATTACAATGCTCTTTGCGATCACAGAAAGGGTAATATCGAAGAGGATGTTATTTTTAGACTGGAATTGTTAATGAAGCAGGTAGGTGTATCTGTAGCTGACCGCCCTGTGGTTGCGGCTGCATTGAAGCGGGCGGAAGAAACCCAGGCACCCTGTGCGGCAATTGAATTGCCAGATGGCGCCATTGTGACAGGAAAAACCACACCCTTATTGGGTGCATCTTCTGCAATGCTACTGAATGCCTTGAAACAGTTGGCTGGAATACCGAAGGAAGAGAAGATTATTTCTCCTACCGTTATTGAACCGATACAGAAGCTCAAGGTAAACAATCTTGGTAACCATAACCCTCGTTTGCATACTGATGAGGTGCTGATTGCTCTGTGTATCAGTGCATCAACGGAAGAAAAAGCCAGCTTGGCGTTACAGCAGTTAGAAAAATTGAAATGCGCAGAGGTACATTCTTCTGTTATTTTATCAAATGTGGATGAGAGTATGTTCCACAAGCTGGGTGTAAATTTGACCTGTGAGCCCAAGTATCAGACGAAAAAACTGTTCCACGGAAAGAAATAA
- a CDS encoding ComF family protein, whose amino-acid sequence MKDFIQGFLNVLYPPYCVLCGQLLPMEDWKDGLCKSCAESTPYLTGNRCGFCGRELEWGDICHSCLENRPVFERGISAFDYEVLRDGIARFKFDGSREDGKVFGRLMADFLLSYHGDWIEEIDFLTGVPLHAHKQKERGFNQAEILCQSISLYTGIPYEKDILTRTKETIPQSKLSAKERHKNIKNVFIAQHCSDKCVLLVDDILTTGATLNECSRALYREGAKKVEVFCLSVTE is encoded by the coding sequence GTGAAAGACTTCATACAAGGTTTTTTGAATGTGCTGTATCCTCCTTATTGTGTTTTGTGTGGCCAGTTGTTGCCAATGGAAGACTGGAAGGATGGCCTTTGCAAGTCTTGTGCTGAAAGTACTCCTTATTTGACGGGGAACCGATGTGGATTTTGCGGCAGAGAGCTGGAATGGGGAGACATTTGCCATTCTTGTTTGGAGAACAGACCTGTATTTGAACGAGGCATTTCCGCTTTTGATTACGAAGTATTGCGAGATGGAATAGCTCGGTTTAAATTTGATGGGTCTAGGGAGGATGGAAAGGTATTTGGTCGTTTGATGGCAGATTTTTTGCTCTCCTACCATGGGGATTGGATAGAGGAAATCGATTTTCTAACAGGGGTTCCCTTACATGCCCATAAACAGAAAGAACGAGGATTTAATCAAGCAGAAATTCTTTGTCAAAGCATCAGTCTTTATACAGGAATTCCTTATGAAAAAGACATTCTCACCAGAACAAAGGAGACCATTCCTCAAAGCAAGTTGTCTGCAAAGGAAAGGCATAAAAATATCAAAAATGTTTTTATTGCGCAACATTGTTCAGATAAATGTGTCCTTTTGGTTGATGATATCCTGACAACGGGAGCAACACTGAATGAATGCAGTCGTGCCTTATATCGGGAAGGGGCGAAAAAAGTAGAGGTTTTTTGTCTTTCTGTGACAGAGTAA
- a CDS encoding ATP-dependent RecD-like DNA helicase — MEDILLKGEVGDIIFQNKENGYTVFTMEIQEEEITCVGVVPLIHSGESLSVRGSWINHPVYGKQLQVQFYEKFMPTSQNGMEKYLSSGLIKGLGPKTSRKIVERFGDAAFYVIEEKPDLLTEIKGITHEKAQRISEIFREQHELRKVMMFLQGFEVSPAYTMRIYKRYKGRTFDIVKTNPYRLADDIFGIGFKMADKMAANAGIAEDNPNRIKAAVKYVLNQAASNGDCFLPKDKLIAESVELLELHPLAVENAIRELQVESQIWQENLAGLDVVYLNFYYYAEMAVAKRFIELSMDCEETDPEILERQISQMEKETGVQLAPEQRQAVREAMSGGVLIITGGPGTGKTTTINTILRLLEKEEKEVVLAAPTGRAAKRMTDATGVEAKTIHRLLGTTFVSDDNRRQVFDKNEDDPIEADVLIIDETSMVDLHLMHALLRAIENGTSVIFVGDMDQLPSVGAGNVLKDMIRSERLRVVRLQHVFRQAQESAIIMNAHRINQGEEPVLNEGGTDFFFMRRAYGQEVLSTVQELVKSRLPKYTGHDGLADMQVLTPMRKGMLGVQSLNQVLQQTLNPPSPNKKEKEFRQTTFREGDKVMQIKNNYNIVWRCFSCQGKRTDEGLGVYNGDAGRILKIDEENEMVRVSFDDGKVVDYDFTQLEELELAYAITIHKSQGSEYPVVILPVYSGPPMLMTRNLLYTAVTRAKELVVLVGLRETVNSMIANNREVGRYTALAERIRNLYDFMNELEVQP; from the coding sequence ATGGAGGATATTCTTTTAAAGGGTGAGGTTGGAGACATTATTTTTCAAAATAAGGAAAACGGATATACGGTTTTTACGATGGAGATACAGGAGGAAGAAATCACCTGTGTTGGCGTGGTTCCGCTGATTCATTCGGGAGAAAGCCTTTCAGTCAGAGGTAGCTGGATTAATCATCCTGTTTATGGAAAGCAATTGCAGGTTCAGTTTTATGAAAAATTCATGCCCACCTCTCAAAATGGTATGGAGAAATATTTGTCCTCGGGCTTAATTAAAGGGCTGGGGCCAAAAACATCAAGAAAAATTGTGGAGCGTTTTGGTGACGCCGCTTTTTATGTAATTGAGGAAAAACCAGATTTACTTACAGAAATAAAGGGAATTACCCATGAAAAGGCACAGCGGATTTCGGAAATATTCAGAGAACAGCATGAATTGCGAAAGGTTATGATGTTTTTACAAGGCTTTGAGGTTTCTCCAGCCTATACCATGCGGATTTACAAACGGTACAAAGGCAGAACCTTTGATATCGTGAAAACAAATCCCTATCGCTTGGCAGATGATATTTTTGGAATCGGCTTTAAAATGGCGGATAAAATGGCGGCAAATGCAGGAATCGCTGAGGATAACCCTAACCGAATTAAGGCGGCGGTGAAATATGTTCTAAATCAGGCAGCTTCAAACGGAGATTGCTTTTTGCCAAAGGATAAGCTGATTGCAGAGTCTGTAGAACTTTTGGAATTACATCCTCTAGCCGTTGAAAATGCCATCAGGGAATTGCAGGTGGAAAGTCAAATCTGGCAGGAAAATTTGGCAGGATTGGACGTTGTTTACCTCAATTTTTATTATTATGCTGAAATGGCAGTGGCAAAGCGTTTTATTGAACTATCCATGGATTGTGAGGAAACAGACCCTGAAATCCTTGAGAGACAAATTAGCCAAATGGAAAAAGAGACGGGTGTGCAGTTGGCACCGGAGCAACGGCAGGCTGTGCGGGAGGCTATGAGCGGCGGTGTTTTGATTATTACAGGTGGCCCCGGTACAGGAAAGACCACTACCATAAACACCATTCTACGTTTATTGGAAAAGGAAGAGAAGGAAGTGGTTCTTGCCGCACCCACAGGCCGTGCCGCAAAACGAATGACTGATGCAACAGGGGTTGAGGCAAAAACCATTCATAGGCTGTTAGGCACAACCTTTGTCAGCGATGACAATCGTAGGCAGGTTTTTGATAAAAATGAGGATGATCCTATTGAAGCCGACGTGTTGATTATTGATGAAACCTCTATGGTGGATTTGCATTTGATGCATGCACTTCTTCGAGCCATAGAAAACGGTACATCTGTGATTTTTGTAGGGGATATGGATCAGCTTCCCTCTGTTGGGGCAGGGAATGTATTAAAGGATATGATTCGCAGTGAGCGTTTGCGGGTGGTTCGCCTGCAGCATGTATTCCGTCAAGCCCAGGAGAGTGCAATAATCATGAATGCCCATCGTATCAATCAGGGGGAAGAGCCTGTTTTGAACGAAGGTGGCACTGATTTCTTTTTCATGCGTCGTGCTTATGGACAGGAGGTTTTATCTACAGTTCAGGAGCTGGTGAAAAGTCGTTTGCCCAAATATACTGGACATGATGGATTGGCGGATATGCAGGTGCTGACGCCTATGCGCAAGGGAATGCTTGGGGTACAAAGTCTAAATCAGGTATTACAGCAGACCCTGAACCCACCCTCCCCTAATAAAAAAGAAAAGGAGTTTCGTCAAACCACCTTCCGCGAGGGAGATAAGGTGATGCAGATTAAAAACAATTATAACATCGTTTGGCGCTGCTTCAGCTGTCAAGGCAAACGGACAGATGAAGGTCTGGGAGTTTATAATGGGGATGCCGGACGTATTTTAAAGATTGACGAGGAGAATGAAATGGTTCGGGTTTCCTTTGATGATGGAAAGGTGGTTGATTATGACTTTACCCAGTTAGAGGAGCTGGAGCTTGCCTATGCCATCACCATTCACAAATCTCAGGGTAGTGAATACCCTGTGGTAATCTTGCCCGTTTACAGCGGCCCGCCTATGCTAATGACCAGAAATTTGCTTTATACTGCGGTGACCCGAGCCAAAGAGCTGGTAGTCCTTGTGGGTCTTCGAGAAACGGTAAACAGCATGATTGCAAACAATAGGGAGGTTGGACGTTATACGGCATTGGCAGAGCGCATACGGAATTTATACGATTTTATGAATGAACTGGAGGTACAGCCGTGA